A DNA window from Xanthomonas campestris pv. campestris str. ATCC 33913 contains the following coding sequences:
- the apaG gene encoding Co2+/Mg2+ efflux protein ApaG has translation MQDDPRYRVEVEVSPRFLAHQSTPEEGRYAFAYSIRIQNAGAVPARLIARHWKITDANGRTEQVDGEGVVGEQPRLRPGEAFHYTSGVLLETEQGQMQGYYDMVADDGTEFTAPIAAFVLSVPRTLH, from the coding sequence ATGCAAGATGATCCGCGCTACCGGGTCGAGGTCGAGGTGTCACCACGCTTCCTCGCCCATCAATCGACTCCGGAAGAAGGCCGCTACGCCTTCGCTTACAGCATTCGCATCCAGAACGCCGGCGCCGTGCCAGCGCGACTGATTGCGCGCCACTGGAAAATCACCGACGCCAACGGCCGCACCGAGCAGGTGGACGGCGAAGGTGTGGTCGGCGAGCAGCCGCGGTTGCGTCCGGGCGAGGCCTTCCACTACACCTCCGGTGTGCTGCTGGAAACCGAACAGGGGCAGATGCAGGGCTACTACGACATGGTGGCCGACGATGGCACCGAATTCACCGCGCCAATCGCCGCCTTCGTGCTGAGCGTGCCGAGGACGCTGCACTGA
- the rsmA gene encoding 16S rRNA (adenine(1518)-N(6)/adenine(1519)-N(6))-dimethyltransferase RsmA, translated as MNSSFSAPAKKSLGQHFLADRYYIDRIVQAVDPRPGQHLVEIGPGQGAITFPLLRKHGALTVIEFDRDLIAPLTDAAAPIGQLQIIHRDVLAVDFTAVADGTPIRLVGNLPYNISSPILFHALDHAGAVADMHFMLQKEVVDRMAAGPGSKVYGRLSVMLQAYCEVTALFVVPPGAFRPPPKVDSAVVRLVPRDAASVLIKDRKRFADVVRAGFGQRRKTLRNALSTVCEPAHFEAAGVRPDARAEQLEVADFIRLANVELA; from the coding sequence ATGAATTCCTCTTTCAGCGCACCGGCCAAGAAGTCGCTCGGCCAACACTTTCTTGCCGACCGGTATTACATCGACCGGATCGTCCAGGCAGTGGACCCGCGCCCCGGCCAGCATCTGGTCGAAATCGGCCCCGGCCAGGGCGCGATCACCTTTCCGCTGCTGCGCAAGCACGGCGCATTGACCGTGATCGAGTTCGACCGCGACTTGATTGCGCCACTGACCGACGCCGCTGCACCGATCGGCCAGCTGCAGATCATCCACCGCGACGTGCTCGCCGTGGACTTCACCGCAGTGGCCGATGGCACCCCGATCCGCTTGGTCGGCAACCTGCCCTACAACATCTCCTCGCCGATCCTGTTCCATGCGCTGGACCATGCCGGCGCAGTGGCCGACATGCACTTCATGCTGCAAAAGGAAGTGGTCGACCGCATGGCGGCCGGCCCGGGCAGCAAGGTCTATGGCCGGCTGAGCGTGATGCTGCAGGCCTATTGCGAGGTGACCGCGCTGTTCGTGGTGCCGCCGGGCGCGTTCCGCCCGCCGCCCAAGGTGGACTCTGCGGTGGTGCGGCTGGTACCGCGCGATGCGGCCAGCGTGTTGATCAAGGACCGCAAGCGCTTTGCCGATGTAGTGCGCGCCGGCTTCGGGCAGCGCCGCAAGACCTTGCGCAATGCCTTGTCCACGGTCTGCGAGCCAGCGCATTTCGAGGCCGCCGGGGTGCGCCCGGATGCTCGCGCCGAGCAGCTGGAGGTTGCCGATTTCATTCGTCTGGCCAATGTCGAGCTGGCTTGA
- the pdxA gene encoding 4-hydroxythreonine-4-phosphate dehydrogenase PdxA: MVPSLALVPGEPAGIGPELCIRLAQQPRSDAHLIAYADPDTLHSAAKALCLSVRLLDPDQHARLPGDLPLHPVRQAAPTRFGTPDPANAAAVIAGLLGAAGDCLSGKLQGIVTGPVHKAVINAGGIAYTGTTELLAAQAGCPVVMMLANSIVRVALVTTHLPLRAVPEAITAEALARCLRITATAMQRDFGLEHPRIAVLGLNPHAGEDGLLGREELDVIIPVLDQLRSEGMQLIGPLPADTAFLPQKLTDFDAVVAMYHDQGLPVLKYSGFEQAVNITLGLPYPRVAVDHGTALELAGRGVADPSSLLAATALCARLAARS, encoded by the coding sequence ATGGTCCCCTCGCTCGCGCTGGTGCCAGGCGAGCCGGCCGGGATCGGGCCGGAACTGTGTATCCGGCTCGCCCAGCAGCCGCGCTCGGATGCCCATCTGATCGCGTACGCCGATCCTGACACCCTGCACAGCGCCGCCAAGGCGCTGTGTTTGTCTGTCCGCCTGCTCGATCCCGACCAGCACGCACGCCTGCCCGGCGATCTGCCGCTGCATCCGGTCCGTCAGGCCGCCCCCACCCGCTTCGGCACGCCCGATCCCGCCAATGCGGCCGCAGTGATTGCCGGCTTGCTGGGAGCAGCAGGCGACTGCCTGTCTGGCAAGCTGCAGGGCATCGTCACCGGCCCGGTACACAAGGCCGTGATCAACGCCGGCGGCATTGCCTACACCGGCACCACCGAGTTGCTTGCCGCACAGGCCGGCTGCCCGGTGGTGATGATGCTGGCCAACAGCATCGTGCGGGTGGCGCTGGTGACCACTCACTTGCCACTGCGCGCGGTGCCGGAGGCGATCACCGCCGAGGCGCTGGCGCGCTGCCTGCGCATCACCGCCACTGCCATGCAACGGGACTTCGGCCTGGAACATCCGCGCATCGCCGTGCTCGGTCTCAACCCGCATGCTGGCGAAGACGGGCTGCTCGGCCGCGAAGAACTGGACGTCATCATTCCGGTGCTCGATCAATTGCGTAGCGAAGGCATGCAGCTGATCGGCCCGCTGCCGGCCGACACCGCCTTCCTGCCGCAGAAGCTCACCGACTTCGATGCGGTGGTGGCGATGTACCACGACCAGGGGCTGCCGGTGCTCAAGTACAGCGGATTCGAGCAGGCGGTGAACATCACCCTCGGCCTGCCCTACCCGCGCGTGGCGGTCGATCACGGCACCGCGCTGGAACTGGCCGGGCGTGGGGTGGCCGATCCCTCCAGCCTGCTTGCCGCGACGGCGCTGTGTGCACGCCTGGCAGCACGCAGCTGA